Below is a window of Aerosakkonema funiforme FACHB-1375 DNA.
CGCCGTGCTTGTAGAAACCTGCGTCGTGAACATCTAACCCCAACCAGTGTCCGGTGCGGTGCATATAATAAGGTTTGTATTTTTCCTCTTTAATTATTTCGTCGATATTGCCTTGCAGAATTCCCAAATCCATTAAACCTTCTACCAGCACTCGCACTGCTGTGTCGTGAAATTGGTTCCAAGGATTTCCAGGCTGAACTTGGGCGATCGCTTGCCGTTGCGCCTCCAGTACAATATCGTAAATTGCTTTTTGTTCTGGCGTAAACTTCTCTCCTACCGGAAATGTGCGCGTAATATCACCGTTGTAGTAACCGTAACAGCAACCGGCATCGATCAACAATAATTCGTTGTCCTGCATCTGGCGATTATTTTCCACATAATGCAGTATGCAAGCATTAGCGCCAGATGCCACAATGGAAGGATAAGCCGGCCCCATCCCACCGCGCAGACGAAAGATATGCTCGATTTCTGCTTGAATTTCGTACTCGTAACGTCCCGGTTGGGTAAATTCTCTGGCCCGATCGTGCGCTTCTACAGAAATAGCGATCGCTTTTCGCATTAATTCTAATTCTACTGGACTCTTGCTCAGCCTCATGCTGTGAAGCACAAAGTTAGTATCTTCGATCGCCACTGGTCCCGTACCCCGTTTGGAATAAGTTGCGATCAGTCGCCGCCAGTGTCTGATAATAGTTTGATTGAACTTTTCATCCCGTCCCAGGTGATAATAAATTCGATCGGCCTTTTCCAGATACTTGGGCAGTTTTTCATCCAATTCTGTCATGGGATAAGCTTCATCAGCTCCGTATTGTTCCTTCGCCGCTTCCACACCAACGCGGTATCCCGTCCAGACTTCCTTCTCTGGATCTTTCGGCTGCACAAATAGCACAAAGCGATGTTCTGAGTGATGCGGTGCCAGAACTGCAACTGCTTCCGGTTCGTTAAACCCGGTCAAGTAGTAAAAATCGCTATCTTGTCGAAAATTATACTCGACATCGTTGTGCATAACTGCCATTGGCGCACTGCGAAATATAGCAGTGCCGTTGCCAATCTTAGCCATCAATTGTTCGCGACGCTGACGGTATTCTGCTTGCATAGTGTTTATTTTTATTGCAACGCTATTGTATTATACTCTTTGGCAACATTAGGAATTGTTTCTGGCTGTTTTTGCTTAAGTTATGCAATTTGCTTGGCGATTGATTCTCACAAGTATCTGCAAATTAATCATTTCTCTTATTTTATTGAGTACATTTACACGCCACTAATTACCAACTTTGATTCATTTTTATGTAGTTTCTGAGGGAATGGATGGTTAATTAACATTTTCCCATACTCTTTAATATCGCGCCAATTTTTAATTCACCAAATCCAATCAAAACTTTTTTAATAAGATTTTTAGTAACCATAACGCTAGCAAACTTGCTGTCAGCAGTCACATACTATTTAGTTGAAATTCCTGTAGGCCGATGAAAGTCTTACAGGAATTCTTAAATAAAACTGCTGCGGCGATCGCACTAAAATTTGTAACTCAAAACGCCGATCGTCGTACCATTCTCAGGTAATTCACCAGCACTAAAAGTAATCGTATCGCTATCGATGTTCCTGACAGGCATTCCATCCATCAATTTGAGGAAATCTTCCAGAGGCACGATATCGCAACTATCCTTATCAGCTGCTTGGGTGCGGTAATGAGTGGGAATAACCAACTTGGGATTGAGAGTTTGGATAGCTTGTTTGGCTTCCTCTGGCCCATAAGCTTTTGGCCCACCGCCCACAGGAATGAGCAGCACATCGGGACGACCCATCAAGATTTTCTGCTCAATTTCGATCGGTGCTGCCGCTCCCCCCATATGCAGAATATTAACTCCTGCCTGAGTCCAACGCCATGCAGTATTTGTACCGAAACGGCGTCCGCCAAACTTGTCGTGGTTTGTCGTAATGCCTTGGTACTGTAAGCTGTTGTACTTGTAGACACCGGGCTCGTAAATTATCTTAGGATTACCGGGCAATCCTTCCACCGAGCCTTCATCGAATAACTGACTGCTAATCAATACCACATCCGATGGTACTTTAGGCGATCGATATCCCGCCGTGCAACCCACCGTCCGAAATGGATTGACTAAAATGCGCTGGTTACTACCAGTAAACAAAAAGCAAGTGTGGCCCAGCCACTGGATCGACAGCGACCCCCCTGTTTGCGCCCTGACAATTTGAAATCCCGAAACCCAGGTAGTTCCTACAGCTGCGAGCAAACTCGCTCCCGTGTAGCGCATCAATTGTCGCCGTTTCATCCTTCCGCTCCAAAAACGCTAACCTTAAACCGAGGTACACCCGATACTTTCTTGAAGCATCTATCCCATGCCTCCCTCATCTGCCGCAAAGCATACTGAGGAGAGCATTTAGAGACTTCGTAATACCAGGGATTATTTGGTTTAACAAGTGCCACTAACCATTTGTGTACGTCAATCGCACTGGGGAATTTTATTTTTTCATCTGGATTGGCTTTGTTGTTATCAAGAATCTGTTTGGTTAAGCCCCAAAGCGATCGATTATCGCAATCTCAAAGTCTCTTCAGAAAATTTCTCAGTAACTGTTTCCCAGAAGTGGTCAAAATACTTTCTGGGTGAAATTGCACCCCTTCAATATGCGGATAGTGGCGATGTCGCACCCCCATAATCGTGCCATCCTCCACCCAAGCTGTAATTTCCAACACTTCCGGACAAGTTTCCCGGTCAATTACCAAACTGTGATAGCGCGTTGCCAAAAGCGGATTTTCCACTTCCTCGAAAACGCCCACACCAGTATGATGCACCTGAGAAGTTTTACCGTGCATTAATTCTGGAGCAGAAACGATTTTACCGCCAAACACCAGACCGATGCCTTGATGACCCAAGCAAACTCCTAAAATAGGGAGGTTGGGGCCCAGATCTCTAATTATTTCCGGAGAAATTCCCGCATCTTCGGGTCGCCCTGGCCCAGGAGAAATCACCACACCAGCCGGTTGTAGTTCTTTAATTTTCTCTAGGGTAATTCGATCGTTGCGGTAAACCTGAATATCGGCTGCTACGGGAAACTCAGCGCCGAGTTCTCCGAGATACTGAACCAGATTGTAGGTAAAACTGTCGTAATTATCGATGACAATAATCAAATTTTCTACTCCCGACTATTGTTCTAGCGCCAGGTCGATTGCAACAGAGCGATCGCCGGCGGCAATAGCAGCGCAAGAGCCACCAGCACAGCTGCCAGGGCTGAAATTAAGACAGCACCGGCGGCGCAGTCTTTAGCTATTTTGGCTAGCTCATGATAAGTCTGCTTAACGGTCAAGTCAACCACAGACTCAATTGCCGTATTCAATAACTCCATTGCCAGAACTAACCCAATAGTTACTCCGATCAGAGATATTTCCGCACGGCTTAAGTTTAGGAAAATGCTCAGGCCGATCGCCACAGCACCGATAATCACATGAATGCGAAAGTTGCGCTGGGTTTTAAAAGCGTAACTCAGTCCCGCCCAAGCATATTTGAAACTGATCAGTAAGCTAGTGGCAACCTGCCATGCCAACTCTCGGTCTCGCTGTGCAACGCGATCGCTTTGGTTGGAAGTCTCTGTCGAGAGTTCGCTAGGCATAGACAGGGAATTGGTAGCTGTAACTTTACGGCTTTGGGACTTTGTTTTTTTTGATGAACTCAGCTGTTCATTAAATTTCATTTGCACACAGCGACAAAAGGAATAATTTAATCACCCCATCGTAACCTCTGCACGAGCTAACTGGAAGTTTATCCAGTTTGAATGTTTAGGCCGATGGATTCCAGCAAAGTAGCTTGAGCCAGCAGCATCCTATTCAAGCTCTCTTCGTCCGGATGATCCCAGCCGAGAAGATGAAGCAAACCGTGAGCGGCTAACCAAGCTAGCTCGATTTGCAAAGGATAGCCCTGCTGTTGAGCCTGTCGCTGGGCGGTATCGACGGAAATTACTATATCACCGATATACAAAGGTAGGGACTCCCACATTTCATCTAGCTGGGGAGAGTCTACCTCCAAAGCCGCAAAAGCCAGAACGTCTGTCGGCTTATTTTGGTGGCGGTACTGGGAGTTGAGTGTCTGAATTTCTGCATCGTCAGTCAAACGGAGACTCAGTTCGTAGCTTTGGCTTGGGGAGATATCCGGTTGCAAAGTTTCCAACCAAGCATGGAACCAAGTTTGCCAGGTGTCGGCACTAATTCCCGTTGACTGGGAAGATGTTTCCAAACAATCCTGTACGCTTACTTCTACTTCCACACCTCTTCCTCTCAGCGAGTTAGGTAGGAAAGACCGATGAGGACGCTCAGCAAGGCAACGGTTGTCAGTACAAAATGTTTTAAGGAAGTACCCCGCTTTCGCACCATGTTACGCATTGCCAGTTTGACGTAACTGGGTTGAGGTTCGGTCGCAGACGCTGATGCTGAGGCTGTTGCGGTTTCGGTTTCTGTTTGTTCCGAGACTTC
It encodes the following:
- a CDS encoding aminopeptidase P N-terminal domain-containing protein; this encodes MQAEYRQRREQLMAKIGNGTAIFRSAPMAVMHNDVEYNFRQDSDFYYLTGFNEPEAVAVLAPHHSEHRFVLFVQPKDPEKEVWTGYRVGVEAAKEQYGADEAYPMTELDEKLPKYLEKADRIYYHLGRDEKFNQTIIRHWRRLIATYSKRGTGPVAIEDTNFVLHSMRLSKSPVELELMRKAIAISVEAHDRAREFTQPGRYEYEIQAEIEHIFRLRGGMGPAYPSIVASGANACILHYVENNRQMQDNELLLIDAGCCYGYYNGDITRTFPVGEKFTPEQKAIYDIVLEAQRQAIAQVQPGNPWNQFHDTAVRVLVEGLMDLGILQGNIDEIIKEEKYKPYYMHRTGHWLGLDVHDAGFYKHGEEAWQILQPGQVLTVEPGIYIGPDVKPAEGQPEVDDRWRGIGVRIEDNVLVTESGHEVLTAAVPK
- a CDS encoding MBL fold metallo-hydrolase, which encodes MKRRQLMRYTGASLLAAVGTTWVSGFQIVRAQTGGSLSIQWLGHTCFLFTGSNQRILVNPFRTVGCTAGYRSPKVPSDVVLISSQLFDEGSVEGLPGNPKIIYEPGVYKYNSLQYQGITTNHDKFGGRRFGTNTAWRWTQAGVNILHMGGAAAPIEIEQKILMGRPDVLLIPVGGGPKAYGPEEAKQAIQTLNPKLVIPTHYRTQAADKDSCDIVPLEDFLKLMDGMPVRNIDSDTITFSAGELPENGTTIGVLSYKF
- a CDS encoding anthranilate synthase component II; its protein translation is MIIVIDNYDSFTYNLVQYLGELGAEFPVAADIQVYRNDRITLEKIKELQPAGVVISPGPGRPEDAGISPEIIRDLGPNLPILGVCLGHQGIGLVFGGKIVSAPELMHGKTSQVHHTGVGVFEEVENPLLATRYHSLVIDRETCPEVLEITAWVEDGTIMGVRHRHYPHIEGVQFHPESILTTSGKQLLRNFLKRL
- a CDS encoding diacylglycerol kinase family protein; the encoded protein is MPSELSTETSNQSDRVAQRDRELAWQVATSLLISFKYAWAGLSYAFKTQRNFRIHVIIGAVAIGLSIFLNLSRAEISLIGVTIGLVLAMELLNTAIESVVDLTVKQTYHELAKIAKDCAAGAVLISALAAVLVALALLLPPAIALLQSTWR
- the ybeY gene encoding rRNA maturation RNase YbeY, producing the protein MEVEVSVQDCLETSSQSTGISADTWQTWFHAWLETLQPDISPSQSYELSLRLTDDAEIQTLNSQYRHQNKPTDVLAFAALEVDSPQLDEMWESLPLYIGDIVISVDTAQRQAQQQGYPLQIELAWLAAHGLLHLLGWDHPDEESLNRMLLAQATLLESIGLNIQTG
- a CDS encoding DUF3285 domain-containing protein, giving the protein MSQSSSATEVSEQTETETATASASASATEPQPSYVKLAMRNMVRKRGTSLKHFVLTTVALLSVLIGLSYLTR